The genomic segment TTTCGCTTCCATGCTCATTTCCCCAATACTTTTTTTAAGAAATCCACCTGGATCTGTAACTCACCGATCTTGGAATAGAGTTCTTTCTCTTTCGAATCATCTTTCTCTTCTCTCTTTTCACTGGCGAACACCTGTTCGGCATTGGCCAGAAATTCACGTTTCCAGCTGTTGATCTGCGTGGGATGTAACTCATATTTCGCCGCCAGTTCCTGGATGCTCTGTTGCTCTTTAATGGCTTCTATGGCTACCTTCGTCTTAAAGCCTGAACTGA from the Sphingobacterium thalpophilum genome contains:
- a CDS encoding transposase is translated as MKKERRKFSSGFKTKVAIEAIKEQQSIQELAAKYELHPTQINSWKREFLANAEQVFASEKREEKDDSKEKELYSKIGELQIQVDFLKKVLGK